The Canis aureus isolate CA01 chromosome X, VMU_Caureus_v.1.0, whole genome shotgun sequence region tttaaattacaattaaaatgtaattttctgaAGAATTAGCTGAGTTCATTTGCAGACTTCTGACAAATCTTATAGAAGGGACACCCATCCCCTATTGGGGCAACCAAaaacttattttgttaaaataaagttatatttaagCCCATAGGTCCTATGTGTAATGTTCCATAGGTGAATCCTATacacaaaaaagaaccaaaagaacaaaattatttgTGAAATACAGTATGTATACTAACTTACCGTGATTATAAAGACAGTAGGGTGGAAAGAAATGAATGGACATGACTCAGTCATTTTCTAGAAACCTTTAACAGTGGACTATGTAAATATCTTGCTTCAAAATATTCTGTACTGGGAACAGAATATATTTGGGAAAAGTAATTTGTCTCATACTAATCTCAGGATAATtaatcttttggtttttctaaCCATAAAGAATGCAACCCCCTTTTAAGAgccactttaaaaacaaacacaaagggcggcccaagtggctcagcggtttggcgccgccttcaccctaggctgatcctggagtccccagatcgagtcccaggttgggctccctgcatggagcctgcttctccctctgcctgtgtctctgcctctctctctctctgtgtctctcatgaataaatgaataaaatcttttaaaaactgctatttaaaaaaaaacacaaattttgttttcaatagCCAAATGTTCtttgatagggatccctgggtggcgcagtggtttggcgcctgcctttggcccagggcacgatcctggagacccgggatcgagtcctgcattgggcccccggtgcatggagcctgcttctccctctgcctgtgtctctgcctctttctctctctctgtgtgactatcataaataaatttttaaaaaattaaaaaaaaacaaatgttctttGATAAACACAATTCTTGAGCctcaattttatttgtaaaataggggAAACTTACTATAGTGAGGAACTGCCCTAGTTTGCACATTCTATTATCTTCACTTTTCCAGCCAATTTCCAGGCAATGTTTGAGATTCCTTTCTATTGCTGTCTTCTTCCCTTCTGCTATCATGATACATGAagtacacagatgcacacacacgaACACACGCACACTCCCAAGAGGGTaattcttcttcccttttccttcacCTTGAGCTACAGGTGCTccttcatctcttttctcttgatCAGGTATAACATCTTGACGCTCAGTTGGTGGCTCCTCTCCTTGTTGCTCAGCACTGGGCTGTTGGGCCTAGGGGTATGCGTGTGTGTACGCAAATAAAAAGCTGTGTTAACACACATCAATAACACAAACATATAGAACACTTAAGATATATTTGATCACAAATCTAAAGACATTTCGCTTCTGGGGAAGATAGCAGAGGAGGAGGATTCTGCATGCATTTCATCTCCCATATATACCTAGATAATACCCATGTAAGCATAAATAACCCAGGAAAAAGACCCAAGGGCTAGCAGGACAGACTCTCCACAtctaaatgtagagaaaaggccacattaaaaaaggaattcataaaaTGATTCAATGACAATAACAACAATCTAAAGACATTTCCCAATACTACTCAATATActtattcttaataaaattacTCTTCCCACAGGCTACTAAGAAAAGAGTTACCTGCAAAagctttagaaattattttaatctatgTTGGGATGGATGCGTGCAATCTGTTGTTAATAAGCATGAATAGAAAGTCATTGGATATATTTCCCAGGAACATAACAGCATCCACCCAGAAAGCATCAGAATGTAATGCTCCTGGATAATTGCTCCATATCAGCATGAAAAATCCTTATTAGTGTATCCATACTAGTttaacattttcacaaaaataaatctgTACTAATAACATCAAATGTTCAAGTACTTACAACCACAGGCCCAAAcggcttcaaatatttttcatcatctcGTCTTGCTCTAGGCCTGAATGTTGACCTTACTTGCCAATTCATATTTCAAGCTGAAAACAGAATACTGAGATCTAGAAAATGCAGTTGAGAGTATAGTTATATTTGACCAAATGGtgacgtgtttttttttttcaatatttttaaagtaagtctAAAGGTAATTTTATTGTACATGCTCTCCAATCACACCGAATCTGGCTGCTTGCAAAGGCAGCTATTTATGTCATGGCCAAActgacagaaaaattaaataaggcacaTGAAAAGACAAGAACACATTTCTAAAGGAATACGGTTTCACAACTTGACTCACCATCTTGGAACCAGTTAAGAAAATACCACAAGAGAATTAAGACTTGAGTAACTACTACTGCTGGTACACTCTAATTTACTAAGCCTTATCTTTCCATACCTccaataaacttttattggaatACTTAACCACATTCATTATTTACATGTTGTCTATAGTTATTTTTCCACTAGAACTGCAGAGTCTGGTGCCTGCAATAAAGACTCCATGTGGCATGCTCTCTCTTGGTCCTCTGTTGGATTCACTACAAGTTTCAGGGATGCAGTTACAACCCCACAACATTCCCCATTTCTAGGGCTTTTCTTTACCACTACTGAACTTGCCCAGTGCCCCTCAGACTCGCAGGACTCTGGAATCTGTGCCCTGTTGGCAGTTTCTTCTGCCTCCAGGACTCCAATACCTCCAATAATGCCCCCAAGACTAGCCTCATCTTCACCCTATCCCTATCTGTCCCCAGCTTACCCTCCTCCCTTGTCCTGCCCTGCCACTACATCAAGGGCCATGGTAGCTGTGACGCCTGTGAGAAGACAACCTCAAGGACTTTCCTCCTCAGGGGCCAGGATCCACACTGCCCTGACTCCCCtccccaacaaaaaaaaaatctactggtTCCCTCCTCACACTTACACTGCTAGAAAAACTGATCTGTAGACCTACCAATTGAGTCTCAGTGAGAAAGAATCCAGAGAGTAAGGCAAGACCCACACGCAGGCTCAGTACCCAGAATTCGTGGCACATACCCCATACCTATGGGGGAAGATGCAGCAGCACTGGGCATGCAcactgcttcccccacccctttgccCAGGCCTCACTTAAGTTTCCTAAATTTTCCTTCTGTCAGCAGTTCCTGATGCCTCCAGGACCTGAATGCCTCAAATAATGGCCCCAGGACTAGCCCTATCTTCATCTAAACCCCTCCATTCTGAAGCTTACCATCATCTCCTGTCCCACCCCGCCATGACATCAAAGGCCATGAAAACCCCAACACCATTGTAAAAAAGATGATAGTGGGGACCTTCTTCTTCAGGGGCCAGAAGAGCACAACATCCCTACTTGCCCGCTGGCTGCCCCCTCATATTATTCATTCACGCTTAAATTCCTGGAAAGACTATTCTGAGGACCTATCAATTGAGTCTCAAAcagggagaaagaataaaaatagcagGATGCAACCCACAAAGCTTCACACCCAGAACGCATTGCACAACCCCATGCAAGTAGCCTGTGGTAAAGAGCTCAGCAGTGGGCATGCCCACTG contains the following coding sequences:
- the GAGE10 gene encoding G antigen 10; the encoded protein is MNWQVRSTFRPRARRDDEKYLKPFGPVVAQQPSAEQQGEEPPTERQDVIPDQEKRDEGAPVAQGPALEPNQEELTLPKTEREHGDGPDVKGKRLADLEPLKMLEAGEGKPQN